A stretch of DNA from Babesia bovis T2Bo chromosome 2, whole genome shotgun sequence:
TCAATAGTATATAAGTCTTATTTATGTACAAATCGATGGTGAACGCCTAGACACTAAATCCAGTTTGGTACACTTGAGTAACTCATAAAAGACTATACAATCCGTAGTATTGGCTACGTGTTAATAAAATGGCCATATTGATACTTGATCAGCGTGCACATTAAGGACACAAAATTTCAATTGCACGTTAAACCTGCTATTATAAGGATTGCCATATAATAGTGTACGTGAGTCAGTATCATATTGTCAACAGGAAAACACAAATTATTTTTAGAGAACCAATAGTATGAAAACATTTTCGACAACTGTGTAACGCTTTTTTGCAATGCATTATGCGGTGCATAATGCCTGAATTAGCGACATGTAAAATACACCCAAAAACGTCTGAGACGTGGGTTTCATTATTGTACTAGACAGATTCAGAGTTAAACAACAGCTAAAGCTCATTAGATGCTTTGTTAAGTGATTCTTCAAAATGTCTCTACGACATCTATAATTTAAAGATTGCGTCTTTGGTAGACACGGGTAATTATCAACGAATCAACAATTCATGGCCTTGCCGGTCTATTCAACATTCTAAATAGATGTATTCCAGTGGCCTGCTTTACAGGTTATCGCCAAGACAATTCTAATAACGAAGATAGTGGTGTCCATGGAATCTGCAACCCGTGCGGTGCAGATGGCGTACGCGTCTACATAGGTAGAAAGTGgtaatagtgattttacCGGATACGATAGTATCTTCTAGGGTTACATTAGCTACATGACATCACAATCATTCACGTCTTAAATTCAGTAAATCTTGGGTCTCGCGTTACCACAGCTCGTCTATTGGGCAATAATATTTAGACCCCCACCATCGGGGGCGCTCCGTCGCAGGTAGTAAATATTCACTCGAAGGGAAATATAGCGCATCCAAAGTGGCGTTATATTTCTATCAACACGATCAAAACTGCTTTAAGGAGGGCAAAGCACCCTTCTTTAAAATTTTAACTTACTTATTTACCTTTATTTAGCCCAAAGAGGGATAAGGTCTTATTGGCTGTACGATGTCACTGACTGCTCAGCCCGAACACGTTGCACAGGAAGTGCCTACTCACGTTATTCCCTATTCTGAGAACTACATGGGATATTACCCTGGTGATATGAGTGCAGGTCTACAATGTCACGGTTACCTGCCTTCTCCTCAATACACTCAATATTATGATGACCCTTACATGGGTACAGCGGTTGACTACATGAACGTCACCTGTTACCAGATGGTACCGGATGACCATCATGGTTACGTCGACTCTCATGTTGGACAAATGCCCGACTACTCCGGTGGCATGATGTACCATCCTATGGAGATGACATACTGCCCTCCTACTGGGCAGATGTACTATCAAACACCTGGATCGAGTACCGTACCGGCATTAAGCAGCGTCAAGGGGGATCCCGATGACGATGCTCGTACTTTTACTGAATGCAGTACTGCGGCAACTACTCCTAACTTGGAACACTGCCCCAACCCCGAAGTCGTTGAAGATGGATTTGATCTTGGTTATGGATACGACTACGACCGATACGCAGTATCACCTTCTGACTGCTACCCTCGCCAAAGTGCTGGGTTTAGCGGTTACCCTGGTTACTGTGTGTCCAACTTTGACGATGTATTTTCCGCTTGTGGCGACCAGGACCCTTTAGTGAACGATGCTATGGTTGTGGAGATTGCTGACGAGATAGCGGCCAACGTCCAGTATTTACCAGACAAGGAATCCAGTGGTAAATACTCACTTGACAAAAACCACCCGATTCATTGCGTCTGGCGTGATCTCAACAGAGGTCACTGCAGTTGGCGTTGCCGCTGGTGGGAGAACGGCAAGCGTTTGAGTAAGAACTTCAACGTGAAACGCTTCGGTGAGCATGAGGCCATGTGGATGGCCATTGCTATGAAGATTCGTAACTCTACGCCTGTTGAGCGTTTTCAGTTACTCAAGGAGCAGCGTGAAGCTGTTCGCAACTACTGTGAGCTTGTGCGTCAAAACGTTGATGGGTCGGTTGTTGACTATCGTGTTGATCCAAAGAGCTCTATTGCTATAGCTCAGATTGGCACTGCTACGCGCAAGGCCCGATCACCTCTGAACAGCACTAAGAGTGCTCAGAAGGCCAACTGGGCGCGCATCGCTTGGACCTATGTTATGGTTTCTGAACGTCGTTCTGCTGCTAGCAGTGTAGTTTGTCGTCTATGTGCGAAGACTACTAAATGCTCTCGCAGTCGTAACCTGCAACAGGCGCATATAATGCACCTCATTCGTATGCACAAGAACCCTTGGAAGCAGTATTTGGATGAGGAGGGACTCActaaaatgtgtagatCCGCTCTGGATGCTTTGTATCAGCAGCGTGGTTTTA
This window harbors:
- a CDS encoding AP2 domain family protein, translated to MSLTAQPEHVAQEVPTHVIPYSENYMGYYPGDMSAGLQCHGYLPSPQYTQYYDDPYMGTAVDYMNVTCYQMVPDDHHGYVDSHVGQMPDYSGGMMYHPMEMTYCPPTGQMYYQTPGSSTVPALSSVKGDPDDDARTFTECSTAATTPNLEHCPNPEVVEDGFDLGYGYDYDRYAVSPSDCYPRQSAGFSGYPGYCVSNFDDVFSACGDQDPLVNDAMVVEIADEIAANVQYLPDKESSGKYSLDKNHPIHCVWRDLNRGHCSWRCRWWENGKRLSKNFNVKRFGEHEAMWMAIAMKIRNSTPVERFQLLKEQREAVRNYCELVRQNVDGSVVDYRVDPKSSIAIAQIGTATRKARSPLNSTKSAQKANWARIAWTYVMVSERRSAASSVVCRLCAKTTKCSRSRNLQQAHIMHLIRMHKNPWKQYLDEEGLTKMCRSALDALYQQRGFTATSEWKLRPGLTPPEPGFDCSSMVDGDSVLD